From the genome of Candidatus Defluviilinea proxima:
ATTTCTACGCACAGGGAATCGCAAACTCTGGATCCTTCTGGGGATGATCGCAGGTATCGCCTGCATGACCAAGATGACCATCCTGTTTTTAGGGCCGGGCTTTTTGGTCGCATTGTTGGCTTCGAAATATCGAAAGGATCTGTTGACGCCCTGGCCGTGGCTGGGAGCGGCGCTGTGCGCGATCATCGTCTCTCCCTATTTGCTATGGCAGTATGCCAATGACTGGCCCACGCTCGAATATTGGACAAACTATGGGACGCACCGAGTCTATCAGGCGTCTCTTCCCCAATATCTGGTGAACGTTCTTGTTTACATGCACACGCTTCTTTTGCCCTTATGGCTGGCCGGACTATATCGGATCTTTCGCCGCCTCGATGGTGTGGACTACAGCTTCTTGGGAGTATTCTTCGTAGGTGCATTGGGGACGTTGTTTACCATCCACGCCTCCGCAAGAATGCTCGCGGAAGTGTTCATGCCACTCCTTGCAGCAGGTGCCGTATTTATAGAAGAGTTATCTGATCGTGCCCAATGGCGAAAGTGGATGCGAGTCAGCGTCACGATGTATCTGTTAGCCGCAGGCGCTGTCTCCATCCCACTCTGTCTCCCCATACTGCCGGTAGAACAATTACTGTCCTTCAGCGACTCATTCAAGTCCATGATCCCGCCGGTGAAAGAATTCAACGGTCAGACGTTCCGAGTCTCACCAGCCATCTTTGGCCGCCTGGGATGGGACGAAATGATCCGTGATGTAGCCGATGTATACAATGAACTTCCACAGGAAGAGCGCGCAGTAGCGGGCATCTACGCGGAATGGTACATGCCCGCCGGTGCGATAGATCACCTGGGACCACAATATGGCCTTCCTCACGCCGTCAGCGGATCGTTGACCTACTATCTCTGGGGGCCGGGGTATTCCTGGGACACGATGATCATCGTCGCAGGCAAAATAAACTATCTGGATCTCTTTTTCAAAGAATGTGAAATGAAGAGGGAAGTGCAATACAAGTATGACATGTCATTTGGCAAACTTTATATTCATGTGTGCAGAAAGCCTGTCATTCCCCCCGATAGGATTTGGCCCACGATGAAATCGTATCGGTAGGTTTCTATAGTGACACAATGAATTGCTTATAATAGATTTTTTCGAGAACAACTATAGTTTAGTAAATTTTTATTTTTAGCCGTATAACACTCCATTTTGGGGATTAGGCGGCGGCCGTCTATAATCCGTTATACTGCGGCCGTATAATCACTAGTTAGCTGGCTTGAGCTAGTATGTTGTGTTGTGAGGGCAAAAAACCGTATCGCTTTGCAAATCACACTTTACTTTTCGTAGATAAGAGAACTCAGTGAAGAAGACACGCGAGATAGATTTTTTCACGACCTTGAAAAGAATTTATGCCTCTGGTTGGCTATTTTTCTTTAGCCTTCTCTTGTCGTTCATCGGTGGTATTTTGGTAGTTAATTTTCATGCTGCTATAACTCCAGAACAAGCGCCAATGCAGGGATACCCCCCGCTGCCCATCGGCTGGGAGGCTGGTGTATTCAATCATGGCGAGTACATTCATTGGCTTACAATTCAAAAGCATCCGATTCTCTACGCGATTTGTTTGGTCATACAATGGGGTCCAGCGATCATTTGGGCACCAATGATGATAAGATTCTATATTAAATCAAGACGAATGTGAAAATATTGGTGCACACATACAGAACCATGCACGAAATTCACTGGCTGAGTATAGTGAAGACGCCAGCTAACACAGCGTGCAGCGGACGGCGGGGAGTCTGCGCCTTTTCAAGCATTTTTCTGGCTTCGAGCTTTTTCTACATCTCAAACCTTTTCCTGCCCCGCCCGCGTCCGCCGCTAACGCAAACCGTTAGGCGGCAAAGCCAACAGCATCTAACCAATAAAACAGTAAACTAGAGAAACATGCAAATAAAATTATCAACTTCGATACGCCGTTTTATTCTTTTAGTTTTAGGTGTGTATATTTTCTTGGTAGTATTGGTTATAAGCATTTCAGCATTATCTAATTCGCTTAACATCCCACAAGTGGGAAATCGATTATTACAAGTGGGACTTGCTCTCTTTGTGATTAGCTGGCTTATCCTTGGCTCAAGCGCCGATAATGCCAAAGATGTTTTCAGAAGTCCACAGATCCGAAATGATAGTCTTTTCAAGCAACGTCGTAAGCGGCAACGCCCACTTGAAATGGCGCTCTGGGCGATAATAATCGCTACAGCTCTTGTCGCTCTTACAGGCTTTCTATCAGTATATGCTGTGAATCTAGGTTTACTTTTGGCCTAGTTTTTGTTGTGATTTTCAACTGGAGATTGGTATGGTTCGTTCAAAGTTGCACAGAAAATAAGGCTTAAACTCGTGGAGTTGTAGGGTTTGTCAAAGTCAGGAGTCTTCCAGTTGTAAGAGACGCCGAACAAAGCACCCCGTAAAAGCATCGAGATAATGCAACAACTGCCTTGAATCTCAAGGCAGTTGTTTTTATTTACCCACCCCTATACTTCCCTCGATACCCCTCCGGCAACAACACCGCCAGGGACTCCATGATCTGTTCCGTCCCTTCTTTCAGCATCAGTTGACGGTTATCGTTCTCTTTTAGATAAAACGGTTTTCCTACCGTCAATGTGACCTTTGCACGCTTCCACTTTTTCATCGAACCATAAATATTTTCGTTCTCCGTTCCGGTCATCGCCACAGGGACAATGGCCGCACCGGACTTCATCGCGAGGAAGGCGGCGCCCTCCGTCCCATCTTCGAGGCCGCCGGCCACAGATTGACGTCCTTCCGGCGCGAGCGCGATAAACCGTCCCTGAGATAAACCTTCGAGCGCGGCGCGCACAGCTTTACGGTCCGGCCTGCCGCGATGCACCCAGATGACTCCGTAGGCACGTAGGGCCGGTCCCGCCAGCCAGTCTTCATTCAATTCGATCTTGCCCATCCCATCAATGTTGGCAGGGATGGATGCGGCCAACAGAACAGCATCCGCATCGCCGAGGTGGTTGATGGTTATTAAAGCCGGTCCATGTGTGGGGAAGTTTTCCACTCCGCTCACTTTCGCATTCGTCAAAACGAACACAATCAGTTTCGCGAACCCGCGCGCCAAAAAGCGAAAGACCCTGCGAGGCAGGGTCAACTCTGGTAATTTGACGAGGTCGGGCCGCCACCAATCAGTGACGGGTTTCGGCTCAGGGGAGGATGACGGAGTCTGCATACACGCCGCGATATTCTTCGGGCAACAGCCCGGCCAGATGACGCATCACAAGGTCTGCATTTGCCTGACGTGCTTCGTGTTTTTCTTTCCCCTTGGCTGTGTTCTCCGGCAAGGTGATGGGCTTGCCTATATTCATGACCAACGAGGGCCGGTCACCATGTGTAGCACGATGCCAGAAATCCTCGGTCGTGCCGATCAAGCCCACCGGCAGAACAGGCACGTTCGTTTGTTCAATGATATAAGCCACGCCGGGTTGGGCACGTCGCATTGCAGTGACGTGCGAACGTCCGCCCTCGGGCGCGATCAACAACGGATACCCGGCATTAATGACCGAAATGATCCGCGCGAACAAGGTGCGGTCATATTCGCCGCGATGCACGGGGATGACACCATAGATCTTCAACACCTGTCCTTGAACAGGTTTGCTGAACACATCTGATGCACCAATGATCTCCAACTCTTCAGGCCAGAACGAGCCCGCAAACGGAGGATCGAAGATCGAGACGTGATTCATCGCGACTACATACGGTTTTCCATACGGGATATTTTCTTTGCCTGTGATCTTTACATTTGCCAATACATGAAAAATCCCCCGAAAGACCGCCTTCACCACCGGGCGGCTCAACTTGAACTTCAACGGAACGCGATACACATCACTCATTTGCACAAGGCCAACACCTTTTCAAAGACTTCGTCCGCGTTCATTTTATCAGAGTCGATCACCACCGCATCATCCGCCGCACGCAACGGGGCCACATCGCGCGTCGAGTCGATGCGGTCACGTTCGATCACCTTCGCAAGAATATTTTCATAGTTCACGTCCGCACCACGCGCGCTCATCTCATCAAAACGCCTCTTCGCACGTTCCTCGGCGGAGGCATCGAGATAGATCTTCAAATCCGCTTCGGGCAACACCACTGTGCCAATATCACGTCCCACCATCACAACCTTGCCGCGCTGACCGATGCGTCTCTGTTGTTTGCTCAACGCCGCCCGCACACCGGCATATGCTGAGACGACTGACACGTTGGCATCCACTTCCGGCAGACGCGTTTCCCACGTGATATCTTTTCCTGCCACAAAGACATCGCACGCGCGTCCATCCGACTTTGAAGCTGGTTCCACATCAATGGGCATCGATTCCGCTAAAGCTGTGACCGCGTCTTCATCCTTCACATCAAGGCTGTGATCTAACGCGATCCACGTCACAGCGCGATACATCACACCCGTATCGAAGAAGAGATAACCAAGCGTTTCAGCCACCTTCAACCCCAAAGTGGATTTCCCCGAAGCGGCGGGGCCGTCTATTGCGATAATGGCTGGTACAGATTTATTTGTCATATATATTTTTCGTTTCCATTCAAACGCCGAAGGCGTGAAATGATTGTAGGAATAAAATGCCGTGTGATGAACCCTGAAGGGGTGTCATGGCTTTGCACAAATCATGTCATCCCTTCGGGATTATTCGCCGGTGTCATCTGGTCTACAATCCTGCCATCCCTTCGGGATTTGACCATTTTGCAAAGATTTTTTCTTCGCGCCCTTGGCGGGCTTTGCGGTTTAGAAATTTACGGTTGTGTGTCTTGACGTGCGTCAGGGAACATGTCATCACGTGCCCAAAGGATGATGGTCTCTGTATCGCGCGGGAGTTGACGATATACGGCCCAACCAATCCAAGCCTGAGGTTGGATCGTATCCCACAACGGAGCCTGTCGCCACGTGAAATCCTGTCCGCGATAGGCAGATGGTAAGCCCAACTCATTCATCAATGGCGTGATGACGATGGGCGGCGCATTCAACGGGTCAAGCACGGAAACGACTTTCACTTCATGGTTCCGCAGTGCCCATTCAAGCGCAGGAGATTGAATGCCCATGATCGTCACCGGCTGCGAGTCGATGTGTCCACTGCTCAGCATGGAAATATCGTTCACGGAGGCGGTCAGTAATTTAGCCTGGGTGGGCGGTTGATCTGGGGACCATAATTCCACACCGGTCGGCAAGCGGACTCCGCTTGCACTCCAGGCCGCGCCGAGGGCATAGATACCGAGGAACAACGAGAACGACCAGGTCGTACCGAGCCGAGCCGTGCGCGCAGACCATCCCAGCGCAACAAGGATGATACAAACGGCAAGGATCAACGAAGCCCCGATCAACACGATATAGCGTGGACCCAAAGGCAGGTTAACGCTTTTGTTGAAAAGGTTCAACGGTGTGGTGGTGAACTGTTCATAGGGGTTCAATCCAATATTCGCAACATTGAACCAGATATAGATCAACAGGATCAAGATCGCCCCGGCCACCACACTGACTTCCACGCGTTCATCGAGGAAAATATCAAAGCTTTGCGAAAGTTCACGCGCGGCAAGCACAAGCAGCGGAATGATGACCCACGCCAATTCACTCGTCTGACGATAGAAGATAGCCACCAACAAGGAAACTCCCAACCAAATACCCCAGCGAATGTAGCGCAGGCTTTGCAAACGAATGCCGCGGATCAATGCGAAGATGGCGAGGAAGATCCCCAATATTTCATAACCGACGAAGGTAATGAGCATGCGCGATGGAGTGAAAACAGAGGGGGCCGTCCAGCCCTTGAGGTAGGCCGGGATCGAGTTGAACAATGCGCTGAGTCCATGTGGAGTGGTGAGGAAGAGCGTGCCAGCAAGGATGAGCGTGGAAATGAGTGCAATGATCGCGCTTCGTATATCGGGCATCACATCTTGTTTTGCGTTGCTCTTCATGCCCTGCCAAAAGAGGAAGGTTATACCAAGCATCAGAACGCCGGACCAGATCGAAGGTCCAGAGAGAAGCGCAAGACCAGCGAAGATACCGGCTGGGATGGCGCGTCCATTAATCCACATGCCCCATGCAAAGAGCAGGAAAGTCACAGCAAAGATGGTGCCGCTGGCTTGACGTGAAAGGGCGGTCAGGCCGGGGTCGAATGCAAAGAGAAAGGCAAGAATAAGTGCGGGACGAGGGTGAAGTCTTTCACGGAAATAGTAGGGCGCGAAAACGAGTAAGCTCCCCACAAGAGCAGGGGCGAGGCGCGCCATAAAGTTCGTGCTTTCAATGACGAGGAAGAGAATGCTGGTAAAGAGTATGTACGCGGGTTGTGGGCCAAGCAGGGTTGCCTTACCTTGCGCGATCTGCAATGCCTGCAACGCGAACTGTGCTTCTGAATCGGCAAGGGGAGCGGCGCCGAGTTGAACGAGGCGAAAACCGAGGGCGAGAAGAAAGGCCAGCCCATATAGCCAGCCTTCGTATTTGAGTCGGGAGGAGTTCATAAGGGTATTTTACCTGTATTTATTCTATGCGAGACGGCGCTTCGACTTCGCTCTTCCCTATCAGAGTTTCCGTCCTGAGCGGAGGGCAGAGCGATCTTTGCGAAGCCCGTAGTCGAAGGACGCTCCGCTCAGCACGGTGTTACGGCACTTCATAAATGGTGATACTACCCTGTTGAAAAACAGGTTTGAGGAAGTTATTGAACTTCTCTTCGTTGACGCGGTAGGAGGTGCGCTCGAGGTTACCCACAACAATATAGCGGATGTTGTAGCGTTTAATAATCTCCTGCGTAACAGACCAGTCCGGCGTGACATACAGAGTTTCAATATCCTGATTGCGTGAGCCTTGTAAAGAACCATCGCGCCATTGTCCTTCATGCCCAGGCCAACCAAGCACAGTGGGCATACCGGTAAATGTTGCCATACGTGCATACTCACTATATTGACCGCCAACCGCCTCTGCGATAACACCGAACTCCAGACCCTTCATAAATTGAATGGCTTGATAATCATCCGGCATAACATTGGCAAGGTAAGTTGAACCGTCCAAAGTGCGTTGTTCGGGATGCTCCACTTTAAAATCGTCTGTTCGAGTTGGGAAGGCAAAAACAGGAAATGCCAACCCCACTACGATGACCAGGACCATCACCAATGTGTATACAGCAAGAGGCCACTTCGGCAGTTTCAAAAACATCACGGACACGCCAAAAGCCGCCGCCAGAGATAACAATTCCCATGCTTGAAAATAAAACTTGAAGACGCTGTTGATGCGATAACCAAATCCATCACGCAGATATACAAAGTCGATGCCAAGGATGAGAAGAACACCAATAACGATCATCAAGAGAACGAACGATGAAGCAGGCGAGTCAATTTGTGTAGGTTGTGATTCGTAGTCAACTGGTTCCTGTTGTCGGTTTGAAAACAAGAAGGATAAGGCCATGGTCAACAAGGCCATTAATGTAAGCAGGCTCCCAACATAAGACAACCTGCGTTCCATGCTTTTGGAAATCAACGTACCGATATTAAGTTGTTGTTCATCAAGCACATATTTGACAATGTCAGGCGTAAAGCGTGTTGCCAAAAATCCAACTGTGAACAACACCGTGAAGAGCGCCAACAGAACACCCAGAGATGTTAGAACACCGGCGCGCCAATTTACCGGGGCTTTCGTTCCCCACAGATAGATCAAAAAGGCGAATAACGGGACGAACAACGTACCCCACATCACCCACAAGTGTGCGCCACGAGTGGGGTACATAAAATTGGGCACAATACCACTCGCCTGAGAATCAAAACTTATAAAGAATGGGATATACAGTACAAACGCCGTGATCCCCAATGGGATACCAAACAACAGGACATCCTCGAGTCTTTCCCAACTCCAGCCTGATTCACGGACCCGAGCCATTGCATAGCTGAGAACCATGAGCACACCAATGAAGAGTACATCCCATGTGTTCAGGAACGCCAAACCACCTAACACCAATGCACTGACGACAAGTCCCTGTTTATTGATCTTGAGTTGACCGAAATACAGGTTGATATTCCCACTCCATCCGCCGAGGAAAATGTTCAAGGCGACCGAGATCGCCAGCAACACGAACGGCATCGCCAACACATGTGGATGCAGATCTCCGAGCACGAAGGAGAAGGCGGGGAATTCGTCAATTGCTTCACGGAATGTTCCGTTCAGATCATAGTCCTGGACCACACGAGAAGCACGCCACCACCAATAAAATCGGTCCGGCGCCAGCCCAAGAACTTGCGATGGAGCCTCACGCAAATCTGGAATGTCGAGCCATTTCCAGAAATTTGGTCCGTCCTTCCAGAACAGGCCAAGCCTATGGAGCGTTTCGAGAAAACCTTCGACATTGGAAATAAGCAGAAGAAACAGAGGAGCAAGCAAGGGTAGACCATGGACAACAGACCATGGACGATGGTTATCATCATCAGTCTTTGGTCCATGGTCGATGGTCTTCAACAGGTTATACAAAATCCCATACGCACCAATCGCGCTCAAAGCGAAGACAAGTGAAAGCATCAAGTTATGAGCAATACTGGCAGGCACAGAGGTGAACTTCGCCAGCATGGCAGTCATTACATAACCGAAATAGTAATAGGATATGGCGTAACCAGACAACCACGGATCGTGTGGCGGAAAAACAGGCGAGCGAAGAATGGCATTAATGAAAGCGACTTCCATCCATTTCTCGCCACCAGCCGTTGTGATCTCCGGGTTACTGGCACGGACAAATGCCATAAATCCGAATGTTACAAGAAAGAGAAGCTCGGCTGTGATAATCAGACCGCAATTCTCGCCAAGCCAATTTTGGATTTCCGATTTCCGATTTACGGTCAAATATGCGCTTGCCCCTCCCACTACGATCAACCCCAGCAACAGTCCGCCTAGGTCATTTTGTGCGATGCCGAGGGAGGCGAATAGCCAGAAGATGAATGCCCAAACCAGCAGGCCGAACGTGCGCGAAAGTGTGTATCCACGATCTGCCAGTGCCGGGAAAAGATGATATGCCAGCGGGAAAGTGATCCAGCCGAGCAGGGTGATGAGGATGTACCAGGAGAAAAAGGAAGTCATTCGATTTACGGTTTTGGATTTACGATTTTAGATTCTGTGATTAGATCTTCGGCATTTTGAAGGCGCCGTTGGAATCCATCACGAAGCTGAGTGTATTGACCACGGCATCAAGGTTGATCGGACCATAGATATGTGGGAAAGGTTCACCCACAGCAACACCGGGCGGAGGCGCTCCGCCGGAGGGGTCTTCCCATTTCAAGGTCGAGGAAAGAAGCGTAGGGTCTATCACAAGTAAGAGAAGACCATTTTGGCCCGCATAATATTTTTCAGCAACGGGCAAGACCTGTGTCGCCGTCGAACAATGGATGAAGCCTTCGGTCTCGAGGCTTTCAACCGTGTATTCGCCTTTGGCCTGCGCGGCCTGCCAGGCGGTGCGAGATGTTATGTGAAAGATCATGGTTTTCTCCTATCGCTTGTTTCATAACTTAGTAAAATCCCTGTTGAAAATTACAAAGGGAAATTGGCGTTCTTGTTTACCAAATTATGCGATACTCTGTAAACGCATCCTTCGCTCAGGGCGGAGGTTACTTCATCACTTCGTAGATCACTGTGCTTCCATCGCGATAGACCGACTTCCAGTAAGTGCCGTCGAATTGCACAAACTTGGCAAGACCATCCGGAGTGTAAGCGGCTCGTTCCAGTTGACCGACGATAATGTACTTCACATCGTATGTTTTGAGGAAGTTGCGGGAAGCTTCAACGTCTATATTGTTGTAGAACGCACCGACTTGATCCACGCGTTCCTGCACTTGCGTAGAAGTGAAGGCTCGTTGTTGGCGCTGATGCCAATTCCAACCGACAACACCGGGCAAACCGGTATAAGTAGTGAAGCGCGTACACCAGTGATATTCAAGACAGTTCGCTTCAACAATAACGGGTGAACCCTGCACATTATCCTGCATCCAGCGGATGGCACGATAGTCTTCGCTCAGATCGAGGCGCTGGCCAAAGTCATCGTAGTTGGCATATTGCATGTACTTCATAGAGTCAAGCGTGCGCGGAGCATCCACGATCCAGCGATCACGGATCTTGCCATTCGTGGCGGTAATCGTATAGAGAACAGCGCCCGAAAGAAGAAGGATCATCATCCCTTGCCAGAATGCACGCCAGCCGGGAAGCCACTTGAAGAAGGGAGGCAACGTCCATGCCAGTGCGGCGCCCGCGCTCACGCCCAACATGAGCCATGCCTGCAAATAGAATTTGAAAATGGTATTCTGGCGGCCGATGTCACCGCGCACGGCAACCACTTCCACCATGATCGTGATGAATAACGCTGTACCGATCAAGAACAACACAAAACGTTTTGCATCGGTCAGGTTGGGGTTCAACAATAACACACCCGCCCATGCCGCAAGAGGCAAGGCGATCCATCCGATACTCATGCCGCCGTAATCGGTGGTTGATTGGTGATATTGTAAATAGAACAACGCAAGCACGAATCCAACCAAGGCGCCTTCGATCAGCACCTGATAGGGTTTCAGTTTCTTCAACGCAGAGAGCGGGGTCGAAGCCATCCACTCACGCGTTTCCCACGTCATCCACGAGACCACGATGAACAGAAGCACCAGCCACATCGTCAGGTATGAAGCGATGGGAGTGAACGGTCCCTTCCACGGGTCAAGCGCGCTGTAAGCCTGGCTGTACCAGATGCGATACGGCTCATACAAGAAACGCGAAAGGATGTACAACGCAGCAATGGATCCCACCGCAAGCAACGCGCGTTTGATAAGTGTCCCATCCACATATCGCAAAATGGAATATCCCAACGCAATGACACAGATCAACAAATAGGTATATGAGTCGGATAGATTGGTAGGATACGCCGCGCCAACGATCAACCCTCCAACGAGGAGCATGAAACCAGATAACGCCCACGCCTCGGCCGGACGGGAGGTCTGATTCAGTTTTCTGAATCCTCCAGCCACCGCTGACAGCGCCCAACTGATCGCGAGCAATGCAATCGGCATGACGATCATGTGCGCGTGCAGGTCGCTATAGAGGAATGTAAAGAGCGGGAATTCGGTGATCGAATTGTCGGGGCCTGGAGGGACGACACGGCTTGGATCCCAGTACCAGTCTCCAGGTCCGATGGGAAGCGCGGCGCCTTTGAGTGTTGCCATGAAGCCATTCCAAGCCCATGTCAGGCGTTGGATAAATGTCGAATCCCAACTGAAGGCGCCCGCACCGAGTTGTTGCAGTTTGTTGTAAATGAGTTGAAGAGTACCGAGGTTACCAAGCAAGATCACGAGGGAAGTAGCGGCAAGACCGGCGACAAAGGCTGAAGGCTGAATGTTGAAGGATGAAGATTCTCCCTCACCCTCCGCCCTCTCCCGCTGGGAGAAGGGACCTAAGAATAGATTCCATCCAATTGAAAAGGCGGAGATCCCAACGAAGGCGAAGAGCGTTGGGAGGATGAAGTTATAAGCAATGGACGGGACGATGCCGAGCAATTTAACCGGCGTGCCAACCAACAAGAAACCATAATAGTAATAGTTGATGTATCCGCCTGCGAACCACGGGTCATACGGCGGGAAGGAAGTGCTCTTGATGACCGCGTTGAAATACGAGAAGTCCATTGGGCGCTCGCCGCCTCTGCCGGGATGCCACAAGTCAGGGTTGCCCATGCGGATGAGCAGGTCAATGAGGAAGTAGACGAGGAAGAGTCCCTCGATCATCAGGAAATATTTACGTTTGGTCTGCCATTCTTCGCGCAATTCATCGCGTTGATAGTAGGCAAGCAGGATACCGATGATAACAATGATGCCAAACACAATCGCAATCGTTGTGCGTGTGTATGGAACGCCAAGCGAGCCGCCGATCCACGAGAAGTAACCGAGAATGACGAGCCCCAATGCACGGCTCAGGGGATACCCTTTATCGCCCAATCCGGGCATGGCAAGGCGAGTGATGGGATAAACCGCCAGCCCAAGGATAAAGATGAAGATATACCAGATGAGCAAACCAACAAACGGATATTTGTTTTGCAACCAGTCGTAATCAAAGAGTTGTGACCATGTGCCACCTGCACGTTGACTTGCAAGTCTATCGGCGGGGAGCAACAGGGTGGAATAATCTTTGAACTGTCGAGGCGTTAGATGGACCGCCGTGGAAAGGTCAACGGCGCTGAGCACAGCACGGACTTGCCCCTGATTGAAGTTTGCGTTTTTCTTGAAAACAAAGACCTTGGGATGATCGTAAAAGGTGAAGGCTTCTTCTGCATATTGATCGTTGATCTCGATCGGGCCAAGTTTCGGGAAAGTCTCAAACACTGCTACAAGATCATAGCCAAGCCTGCCTTGGTAATCACCCGGTTTGGCCTCGTGATAACACGGGATGATATCGGCATCCAACGGGCACCCCATGAGTTCACGGTAATACACCGTTGTAAGCGGATAACGTTCCGGCAGGCGGGTGATCTGTGCATACTGGTGATTGGTAGGAATGAAAATGTAATCACCCTGTGCGAGTGTGGATATGAACCGTTCGAGTTTTTCCTGATTGTCGTCCCAATACACTTGCAAATTGAGGTCACCACGATAGATACCGCCGAACGCATCATAACCGTCAATGCGGAAAGGCAAGCCATAGTCATAATCCGTTTCGTTGATAACAGCTGCACCGCTGATAGCAAGCGAACCAGCATCCACTGTGAAGCGCAGGTAGTATTGTTTTCCCGCCGTGACGGGAATAGGTTTATCGAGTTTGATGGTCTGGAAATCGCCTTGCAGGTTGGTCGTTGTGGCAAAGCTGGATTTAAGTGAGCCAGTAGTGAGAGCCTGCTCGGGTGTTGGATCAG
Proteins encoded in this window:
- a CDS encoding 1-acyl-sn-glycerol-3-phosphate acyltransferase — its product is MQTPSSSPEPKPVTDWWRPDLVKLPELTLPRRVFRFLARGFAKLIVFVLTNAKVSGVENFPTHGPALITINHLGDADAVLLAASIPANIDGMGKIELNEDWLAGPALRAYGVIWVHRGRPDRKAVRAALEGLSQGRFIALAPEGRQSVAGGLEDGTEGAAFLAMKSGAAIVPVAMTGTENENIYGSMKKWKRAKVTLTVGKPFYLKENDNRQLMLKEGTEQIMESLAVLLPEGYRGKYRGG
- a CDS encoding DUF952 domain-containing protein, with amino-acid sequence MIFHITSRTAWQAAQAKGEYTVESLETEGFIHCSTATQVLPVAEKYYAGQNGLLLLVIDPTLLSSTLKWEDPSGGAPPPGVAVGEPFPHIYGPINLDAVVNTLSFVMDSNGAFKMPKI
- a CDS encoding (d)CMP kinase codes for the protein MTNKSVPAIIAIDGPAASGKSTLGLKVAETLGYLFFDTGVMYRAVTWIALDHSLDVKDEDAVTALAESMPIDVEPASKSDGRACDVFVAGKDITWETRLPEVDANVSVVSAYAGVRAALSKQQRRIGQRGKVVMVGRDIGTVVLPEADLKIYLDASAEERAKRRFDEMSARGADVNYENILAKVIERDRIDSTRDVAPLRAADDAVVIDSDKMNADEVFEKVLALCK
- a CDS encoding glycosyltransferase family 39 protein, coding for MQEQKRIFGLSSINFVIFLAALVKFAIHLYSAPGYGFFGDEFYTIALSRHLAFGYVDLPPLVPALMALSRAILGESLFAMHIVPALAGAGTLVFICMITKEFGGKTFAVTLAALGFIVVPIWLSVDSVFCYDSIDQLILSVFLYTLVRFLRTGNRKLWILLGMIAGIACMTKMTILFLGPGFLVALLASKYRKDLLTPWPWLGAALCAIIVSPYLLWQYANDWPTLEYWTNYGTHRVYQASLPQYLVNVLVYMHTLLLPLWLAGLYRIFRRLDGVDYSFLGVFFVGALGTLFTIHASARMLAEVFMPLLAAGAVFIEELSDRAQWRKWMRVSVTMYLLAAGAVSIPLCLPILPVEQLLSFSDSFKSMIPPVKEFNGQTFRVSPAIFGRLGWDEMIRDVADVYNELPQEERAVAGIYAEWYMPAGAIDHLGPQYGLPHAVSGSLTYYLWGPGYSWDTMIIVAGKINYLDLFFKECEMKREVQYKYDMSFGKLYIHVCRKPVIPPDRIWPTMKSYR
- a CDS encoding 1-acyl-sn-glycerol-3-phosphate acyltransferase, whose amino-acid sequence is MSDVYRVPLKFKLSRPVVKAVFRGIFHVLANVKITGKENIPYGKPYVVAMNHVSIFDPPFAGSFWPEELEIIGASDVFSKPVQGQVLKIYGVIPVHRGEYDRTLFARIISVINAGYPLLIAPEGGRSHVTAMRRAQPGVAYIIEQTNVPVLPVGLIGTTEDFWHRATHGDRPSLVMNIGKPITLPENTAKGKEKHEARQANADLVMRHLAGLLPEEYRGVYADSVILP